Proteins from a genomic interval of Rattus norvegicus strain BN/NHsdMcwi chromosome 2, GRCr8, whole genome shotgun sequence:
- the Rpl37 gene encoding large ribosomal subunit protein eL37, with translation MTKGTSSFGKRRNKTHTLCRRCGSKAYHLQKSTCGKCGYPAKRKRKYNWSAKAKRRNTTGTGRMRHLKIVYRRFRHGFREGTTPKPKRAAVAASSSS, from the exons ATG ACGAAAGGAACGTCATCCTTTGGAAAGCGTCGCAATAAGACGCACACGCTGTGCCGCCGCTGTGGCTCCAAGGCCTACCACCTTCAGAAGTCGACCTGTGGCAAATGTGGCTACCCTGCCAAGCGCAAGAGAAAGT ATAACTGGAGTGCCAAGGCTAAGAGGCGAAACACTACCGGGACTGGTCGGATGAGGCACCTAAAGATCGTCTACCGAAGATTCAG ACATGGATTCCGTGAAGGAACAACACCTAAACCCAAGAGGGCAGCTGTTGCAGCATCCAGTTCATCTTGA
- the Rpl37 gene encoding large ribosomal subunit protein eL37 isoform X1: MTKGTSSFGKRRNKTHTLCRRCGSKAYHLQKSTCGKCGYPAKRKRKYNWSAKAKRRNTTGTGRMRHLKIVYRRFRYSFVSQSLVLGSSVYLSLPTLGE; the protein is encoded by the exons ATG ACGAAAGGAACGTCATCCTTTGGAAAGCGTCGCAATAAGACGCACACGCTGTGCCGCCGCTGTGGCTCCAAGGCCTACCACCTTCAGAAGTCGACCTGTGGCAAATGTGGCTACCCTGCCAAGCGCAAGAGAAAGT ATAACTGGAGTGCCAAGGCTAAGAGGCGAAACACTACCGGGACTGGTCGGATGAGGCACCTAAAGATCGTCTACCGAAGATTCAGGTACAGTTTTGTTTCCCAGTCATTGGTCCTTGGTAGTTCTGTTTACTTGTCACTTCCCACTCTTGGTGAATAA